A single window of Aphidius gifuensis isolate YNYX2018 linkage group LG1, ASM1490517v1, whole genome shotgun sequence DNA harbors:
- the LOC122860485 gene encoding cytochrome c oxidase assembly protein COX15 homolog: MLSVARLCSKNLTRQLITNVSLTTQRNFCNVVKKPISLTGLLKCPITSIGQISGCLRKSGTLALNYSSAVNKKTNKIVGSWLLVCSGMVFVAVALGGVTRLTESGLSMVTWRLLGEKMPVSDGQWIEEFEKYKQYPEYKIMNKEMTLEEFKRIWWMEYAHRMWGRLIGIVYGVPALYFWYNGMLKKGMKMRVLILGSLIGAQGLMGWYMVKSGLEDRFQGPNDVPRVSQYRLAAHLGLALTLYTGFLYNALGYLIPSKQLPLDWFNKENINHELLNGLVRFKRMIYCTKGLVLLTALSGAFVAGLDAGLIYNSFPLMADKFIPDDILAFSPMLRNFTENPTTVQFDHRILGISTLTLITLMAWKSRGLALPGRGSRAMATLLCAGYFQVVLGITTLISYVPVHLAATHQSGSMLVLGAATWLCHELKYIRKIPK, from the exons ATGCTGAGTGTTGCAAGATTatgttcaaaaaatttaacgagACAGTTGATCACCAATGTTTCATTGACAACACAAAGAAATTTTTGTAATGTTGTTAAAAAACCAATCAGCCTAACTGGACTTTTAAAATGTCCAATAACAAGTATTGGACAAATATCAGGATGCCTAAGAAAATCAGGAACACTTGCTTTAAATTATTCTTCagctgttaataaaaaaacaaataaaattgttggatCATGGCTTCTTGTTTGCAGTGGAATGGTTTTTGTTGCAGTTGCATTGG gTGGTGTTACTAGATTAACAGAGTCAGGATTATCAATGGTAACATGGAGACTTCTTGGTGAAAAAATGCCAGTATCAGATGGTCAATGGATtgaagaatttgaaaaatacaaacaatatCCAGAATATAAAAT aatgaACAAAGAAATGACATTGGAAGAATTTAAAAGAATATGGTGGATGGAATATGCACACAGAATGTGGGGAAGATTAATTGGCATTGTTTATGGTGTACCAGCATTATATTTTTGGTACAATGGTATGTTAAAAAAAGGAATGAAAATGCGAGTATTAATACTTGGTAGTCTTATTGGTGCCCAAGGTCTTATGGGTTGGTACATGGTTAAATCTGGTCTTGAAGATCGTTTTCAAGGACCAAATGACGTACCAAGAGTATCACAATATCGTCTAGCTGCACATCTTGGACTTGCATTGACACTATACACCGGCTTTTTATATAATGCACTTGGTTATTTAATACCATCAAAACAATTACCATTAGATTGgtttaacaaagaaaatattaatcatgaattattaaatggtCTTGTTAGATTTAAACGTATGATTTATTGTACAAAAGGTCTTGTGTTATTAACAGCATTATCTGGTGCATTTGTTGCTGGTCTTGATGCTGGTCttatttataatagttttcCATTGATGGCTGATAAATTTATACCTGATGATATACTTGCATTTTCACCAATGCTTAGAAATTTTACTGAAAATCCAACGACTGTACAATTTGATCACAGGATACTG ggtATTTCAACTTTAACCTTGATAACTTTGATGGCATGGAAATCACGAGGACTTGCATTACCAGGACGTGGATCAAGGGCCATGGCAACATTACTTTGTGCTGGATATTTTCAAGTTGTACTTGGTATCACAACACTCATTAGTTATGTACCAGTTCATTTAGCAGCTACACATCAATCTGGAAGCATGCTTGTACTTGGTGCTGCTACTTGGCTTTGTCATGAACTCAAATACATTCgtaaaataccaaaataa
- the LOC122860487 gene encoding ubiquitin domain-containing protein 1 has protein sequence MGGCIGSTRARTASVDDTSATSTRPQSGNSRKNHPLCHEIFRWKSDVPLTEGQLRSKRDEFWDTAPAFEGRKEIWDALRAGVTAAEAQDYQLAQAILDGANVSVPNGFLTECYDELGTRYQVPIYCLSYPINIVKEDNGRDSPADCSEPVDAGTELTLKLRLSTSTGDVKLPVYSKDTIGIAKKKLQSQEGLEPSKQRWFFGGKLLGDKMHIEEAKIHPGYVIQVIVNLEKFDDSPIKNS, from the exons ATGGGAGGCTGCATAGGTAGTACGAGGGCAAGAACAGCCTCTGTTGATGATACATCAGCAACATCAACAAGACCACAATCAG gaaattcaagaaaaaatcatCCACTTTGTCATGAAATATTTAGATGGAAATCAGATGTACCATTGACAGAAGGACAATTACGGAGTAAACGTGATGAATTTTGGGATACAGCACCAGCATTTGAAGGTAGAAAAGAAATATGGGATGCATTACGAGCTGGTGTAACAGCAGCTGAAGCACAAGATTATCAATTAGCACAAGCAATACTTGATGGTGCAAATGTATCAGTACCAAATGGTTTTTTAACTGAATGTTATGATGAACTTGGTACAAGATATCAAGTaccaatttattgtttatcttatccaattaatattgtaaaagaaGACAATGGTAGAGATTCACCAGCTGATTGTTCAG aacCAGTTGATGCTGGTACTGAATTGACACTTAAATTAAGACTATCAACATCTACTGGAGATGTTAAATTGCCAGTATATAGTAAAGACACAATTGgaattgctaaaaaaaagctacag AGTCAAGAAGGCCTTGAACCATCAAAACAAAGATGGTTCTTTGGTGGTAAATTACTTGGTGATAAAATGCATATTGAAGAAGCTAAAATTCATCCTGGCTATGTTATTCAAGTCATagttaatttagaaaaattcgATGACAGTCCAATTAAAAATAGCTGA